CCATCGACTATGTTGCCCCGGCGCGGCTGGACGATCTGCTGTGGGTCGAGACCCGCGTGCTATCCGTCGGCGGCGCCACCATCGAGGCCGAGCAGCGCGTGGAACGTGACGGCGCGCTGCTCGTTCGCATGCATATCCGCCTTGCCTGTCTTGGTGCCGGGCTGCGTCCGGCCCGGTTGCCGACGGTATTGAGGGATGCGATGCAGGCCTTACTTCATCCAACTTCTGCCATCTTCGTCATGACACTGCTCGCCAGCTAGGAGAGTACGTTTAATGGAACCTACCGTTATCGATTCGGTCGCCCTCGCGGGGTCCGTGGCAGCACACGACATGTCGCCTCTCGGCCTGTTCATGCAGGCCGACTGGATCGTCAAGACCGTGATGCTGATGCTGGCGCTGGCGTCAC
This DNA window, taken from Oceanibaculum indicum P24, encodes the following:
- the ybgC gene encoding tol-pal system-associated acyl-CoA thioesterase, with amino-acid sequence MSDPVPSAAAFVEGPDGRRHRLPVRIYYEDTDAGGIVYHANYLRYAERARSEMLRDMGFGQAELRDQHGIAFAVRGCTIDYVAPARLDDLLWVETRVLSVGGATIEAEQRVERDGALLVRMHIRLACLGAGLRPARLPTVLRDAMQALLHPTSAIFVMTLLAS